From Bdellovibrio sp. KM01:
GCGGCTGGGGTCAATCGATCATTATCGGCGTGGCGGGCGCAGGACAAGAGATCTCTACCCGTCCCTTCCAACTGGTGACGGGCCGTGTATGGAAAGGTTCTGCATTTGGTGGAGTAAAAGGCCGTACTGAACTTCCAGGATATGTTGATCAATACATGTCTGGTGCGATCAACATCGATGACATGGTGACTTTCGAAATGCCACTTGAAGATATCAACAAAGCCTTTGATTATATGCATGAAGGCAAAAGCATCCGTTCTGTTATCAAAATGTAGGAGAGGCCATGGAAGTAAAACTTCTAAAGTCACATAAGACATTCGAAGGTAAAACTCAATTTTGGGAACACGATTCCACATCGACGAAAACCAAAATGAAGTTTTCAACTTTCGTTCCTGGGGGATTGGTTAAGGGTTGTGTGATCTGGCTTTCGGGACTGACCTGCACCGACGAGAACTTTATCACCAAGGCGGGCGCGCAAAAGTATCTGGCAGAACACCAATTGATGGTGATCTGCCCGGATACCTCCCCGCGTGGACTGCAATTGCCGGGCGAGCACGAGTCTTATGATTTCGGCTCTGGAGCAAGCTTTTACGTGGATGCGAAAACCGAAGGATATGCAAATCACTATCGCATGTTCACTTATATTAGCGAAGAGCTATTTGATTTGATTCAGACACAATTTCAAATTCCGAAGAATAAAATCTCGATCATGGGTCATTCCATGGGTGGCCATGGAGCGCTGGTGATCGGTCTTCGTGAAAGTACAAAGTTTCAATCAATCTCGGCCTTTGCTCCGATTGTGAATCCAACACAATGCCCTTGGGGTGAAAAAGCTTTCACTGGCTATCTGGGCTCAGATAAATCCACTTGGAGCCAATATGATGCAACTGAATTGGTTCGCAGTGGTGCCAGACATGAAAACATCATTCTTATCGATCAGGGTTTGGCAGATGAGTTCTATGAAAAGGGTCAGTTGCTAACCCCGCAATTGGAAAAAGCCTGCTTGGAAGTGGGACAGAATATCGAAGTAAAATACAGAGGTGAGTATGATCACAGTTATTATTTCATCGCGACGTTTATTGAGAACCACATCAAGCACCACGCAAAGTTCTTAACGTAATGAAAATCAGGCTGTGCTTTTAGAGACTTAAAAGCACGGCTCCTGTTCCCACCACCAAGGCGCCAACAATTTGAATTCGGCTCAGTGATTCTTTTAAGAAAAATGAAAATAGAACCGCAAAAAAGATGGATGCGTTTCTAAGTGAAATTGCAAATCCCGGCACAGAAACTTTTAATCCGTAAAGAAATATCACGAACGACATATTAGCTGCGATTCCTGCAGCGATAGCTTTAACGCTTTCAGTGCGCACGACGTGTTTCACGCGACTCACTCGCTCCCCGGTGATCGCAAACCACAGAAATGGCCACGAGATGACCATCGCAACCGCAAAAAGACTTTTGGGTTCAGCCCCGTGATGCAATGCCTGGTGATAACTTAAATGGTATCCGCCAATGAACAGAGCGCAAACCCAGGCCCAGGGCACCTTCGCGAACCATCCAGAAGTTTCTCCATTTCTTTCGCCAAGGCTTGGAAAACTAAGCACCACAATTCCGCCCAACACGAAAACAGCACCCAAAGCTTGTAAAGCTGACGCTGTTTCGCCCATGAAGACTGTGGATATGATCCATACGAAAATCATCGCTCCGCCGCGCATGATAGAATACGCTTTACCCAGCTGACTTTGTTTTAAAGACCACGCAAGAGTTACAAAGTATGCACCCTCTGACAATCCGGAGAGTATTGCCCAACCCACTGGGTTTCCGGCCGAGAATTCATCTGGAAAGAGTATAAGAGAAATTGCAATGACCAGATTGCTGACAGTCATTGCAACAAATAGAAATGCTTCCTTATCCTTGGTGGTTTTCGCGATAGCGTTCCAGCTGGCATGAAGAAAAGCAGAAGTTAAAAGTAAAAGGGCACTTGAATTCATCGGTGCCCATCATACGAAGTAAGATTACTTACGAGAAGAAATTTGTTTATCCATCTGGATTTTCTTTTCTTCCAGACGTGCAAAAATCTGATCGACTTCACGCTCGAACTCTTTTGGGGGCTGCTGAAGTCCATTTAAGAAGGTACTCCAATGACGAGTAAGCCCCGCCATCGCGACTGTTTCTCGCAGCTGCTCTTCATTGGCTCCATGAAGTTTTGCAAACTCGGTATAAATGTAAACACAGTAAGGACATGACGCCTGGGCTGACACTGCCACGCTCAATAGATCAATAGTCGCCGGTGCTAAAGGGGCCTTGGAGTTCATGCTCAGCATTTTGTGTTCATTCCAGGCGCCCGCAATTCCCTTAGCCGCATAGGGTTTTACGAATGCAGGCGTAAAACCCAGAGTACTTTCCATGTCACGATAGGCACCATCCGCATCCCCTATCAAGGGAGTTGTCTCGTGCTCAACGACGGTTCCAGGTTTCTTGTTTTTAAGATTCGCGATCATTTTGTCGACGTCCATTTTAAATTTTGGAAATGCAATCGGAGAACCTTCCCAAAATGTCGCCCACTTGCGAGTGTCCGCCGCAATAGCGATAGCAAAATTTATTTCTTCAGGAGAGGCACCATTGAACTTGGCTGCACGCTTATGAAAGTAGATACAGTATGTGCAAGGAATCTGTGCAGCGACCGCCAACCCAATCAGCTCCTTGGTTTTCGGTGTCAGTGCCGTCGTGGGATTTAGCTGCACATCGCGAAATTCCTGCCACGCACCGGAAATCCCCTCTTGCGGAAACTCTTTTAGAAATGTTGGAACCATACCCATGGTATTTCGAATTTCATCGTAGGCTTTCTGAGCCTCCGGATTTTGCGCCACAACTTTTTCTGAAGGTCTTTGCGCCGCAAAGGCGACAAAAAAGAACAAAAGCGGTGCAAGCAAAGGCAAAAAGAACTTCATAGACTACTCCAGTGTGAATACCTAAATCCTATTCACACCAAAGCTATCCGTTGAGCCACCCCACAAAAAAACAAAGGGCCAGTCTTGCGACCAGCCCTCAGTAAATCTATTTTCGATTTTCTATTTTCGCAAAATGCCGCTTACCACGTTAGTGGTGAGCAACATTCTGTTGTCCTGTGTACTGAGCCTTGATACCAAACTCGCGTTCCTTTTGGATTTTGAAGATCTCTTTTGGATTTTTAACATCCAAAGCATTGATCAACACTTGATCCACATGGTCCACAAGGATGACTTTCAAGTCTTTCATCACTTCCTTAGGGATGTCCTTAAGATCTTTTTCATTCTCTTTAGGACAGATGATCATCTTGATGCCACCACGGTGAGCTGCCAGAGTTTTCTCTTTCAAACCACCGATCGCCATCACACGACCACGAAGGGAAACCTCACCCGTCATCGCAACTGTGCGTTTAACCGGGATCTTAGTGATTGCTGACACGATTGAAGTCGTCAATGCGATACCTGCTGAAGGACCGTCCTTAGGAACTGCGCCTTCTGGTAAATGGATGTGCACGTCGATGTTCGCGAAGTATTCTTTGTCCAAACCGAACAAAGGACCTCTTGAACGTACGTAGCTCATCGCTGCCGCACAAGATTCTTTCATCACGTCACCAAGTTGACCCGTCACCGTGAATTTACCTTTACCAGGTACGACACTTACTTCGACAGCCAACAAGTCACCGCCCACTTCTGTCCAAGCCATACCGTTGGTAAGACCGATTTCATTTTCAGCTTCGATTTGACCGAATTTGAATTTATGAGGTCCCAACAACTCAACCAGTTTTTGTGAAGTTACAACGTAACCTGCATTTTTACCGGTTTCAGCTTTCGTAGAAGTCTTAGCTCCCTTAGCACCTTTTTTAGCAGCAGCTGTTTTACCAGTCGCTTTCTTAGCAGTGCTTTCACCTTTAAAGTCATTCAAAGTTTCGTTCATCACGATATCTTTAGCGACTTTACGGCAAACGTTCGCAACTTGTCTTTCAAGGTTACGGACGCCCGCTTCACGAGTGTAGAAGCGGATGATGTCGCGGATAGCTTCATCTTTAACCGTAACTTTGTGATCTTTCAGACCATGGTTTTCCAATTGTTTTGGAACCAGATAGTTTTTCGCGATGTGGAATTTCTCCTGCTCGATATAACCTTCAAGCTGGATGATTTCCATACGATCCAACAATGGACGTGGGATTGTATGAAGGCTGTTCGCCGTCGCGATAAACATTACTTTTGAAAGATCGTATTCAACTTCAAGATAGTGATCTTGGAACGTAGAGTTTTGCTCTGGATCCAAAACTTCAAGCATTGCTGCTGAAGGGTCACCTCTGAAATCGTTCGCCATTTTGTCGATTTCATCCAGAAGAACCAGTGGATTGCCTTTATCAACCTTGCGCAAAGCTTGGATGATTTTACCTGGCATCGCACCTACGTACGTTTTTCTGTGACCGCGGATCTCTGCTTCGTCTCTCACGCCACCCAAAGAGATACGTGCGAAAGAACGATTCAAAGATTCAGCGATTGATTTCGCCAACGATGTTTTACCTACGCCCGGAGGACCTGCAAGGCACAAGATAGGGCCCTTCATGTCTTTCGAAATCGAAAGAACTGCCAGGTACTCAAGGATACGGTCTTTAACTTTTTCAAGTCCGAAGTGCTCGTCATCCAAAATGCGCTGAGCATTTTTGATGTCATGTTTCTCTTCGGAATAATCCTGCCATGGAAGTGACAAGATCCAGTCGATGTAGTTACGAACAACTGTCGCTTCAGCTGACATCGGTGACATAAGCTTCAATTTCTTGATCTCTTTCATCACTTTGTCTTTAGCTTCTTGAGACATTTTCTTGTTCTTACATTTGATCTCTAGATCTTGAAGCTCAGCTTGGTAGTCGTCTTTCTCGCCAAGTTCTTTTTGAATAGCCTGCATTTGCTCATTCAAATAGTACTCTTTCTGAGAGCGCTCCATTTGCTTCTTCACGCGAGTGCGGATTTTTTTCTCCACTTCAAGGATTTCGATCTCGCCCGTCATCAAGTTCAACAAATGTTCCAAACGCTTGCTGGCATCGATGATCTCAAGAACTGCCTGCTTGTCTTCAAGCTTCAAGTTCAATTGAGCCACGATAATGTCAGCCAACTCACCCGGGTTCTCGATAGTCGAAACTCTCATCAAGATTTCAGGTGGAATGCGTTTGTTCAATTTCACGTACGTTTCGAAAGTTGTTTTCACAGAGCGAACAAGCGCTTGTGCTTCAACTACGTTCGTACCATCTTCGTCCAGGGACTCCACAGCCACCATGAAGAAGTTGTCGTTGTTTACGAAATTCTTAATCTTTACGCGACGTTTACCTTCAACCAAAACCTTCACAGTTCCGTCCGGCAAGCGAAGCAACTGAATGATCGTACCTACGGTACCAATCGCAAAGATGTCCTTGGGTTCGGGATTGTTCGTTTTAGCGTCCTTTTGTGCCGCCAAAACGATATCTGTTTGTTTGGCCATCGCTTCTTCTAGAGCGTTGATACTCTTTTCGCGACCTACAAACAAAGGCATCATCATATGTGGAAAAATGATGAGGTCTCTTAGGGGCAAAAGCGGTAGTTGTGTTACTTTTCCCTCGCTCATATCCTCTCCCTCCCTTGGGTTAACGAGCTTCTTGCACTATTAGAACAAGAGGATCTTCATTCAGGTTAATTAATCCGTTAAAAACCTTAGCGAATCCTTCACTTATTTTAACTATGGTAACGATTGCTGGGAAGTAAATATGTGAGACTGAAATATAAGTCTGGCCCCTTACAGTTTTTGGCCTGTCAGATACCTGCTTATCTTTTAAGCATATCGTATAAAAAGCTGACCCGAAAATTTATCTAAATATCGAGCAGAATTGAGATTCTTTCCTAATTGTAATACCCCCGAAGCAGATTTTAATCCCCTTTTTAAGCGACTTGATCGATAAGTGCTATGTGACACGCGAACAATCCAAATGGGCTCATACCAACTCACTGAGCCTCAAGTTGCTTATAGCGACTTGGGCAGTCAGTTCTTTCGCCACGTTAGTTTTAACGGCGGGCCAGCTTATTTTGGATTATCAGAAAGACTTCGACAAGCTGCAGAATAACTTCTCCATCATCAAGAACTCCTACTTGGATTCCATGGCCGAACACTTATGGTCTTACGACACTCGCCTTTTGGAAATCCAACTGGATGGTTTAAGTCGTTTGCAAGGCGTGAGCTATCTGAAACTGGTTGCAGATAATAAAACGATCTATGAAACCGGCGTCACGGACCCAGCCGAGGAAAGCCACCGCAGCTTCGAGATTTTGCATAAAAATACCAACGAAGTTTTAGGAACACTAGACGTCGAATTGGATGTCAGAAATCTGCGCGAAAAGTACTTCCACGAGGCCATTTGGATTTTCATCCGACAAGCTGCCAAAACCATGATTGTGGTTTTCTGTTTGTACTTTATCTTTAATCGCATTGTGGTTGTGCATATCAAACGTATCGTCGAGCATTTAACGTCTGATGAGCGCACCCGTGGAGAACTACGCCTGAACCGCCCACACAGCGAGGTTAAGGACGAACTTGATATCCTGGTCGATTCCATCAACAAGTTTAAGATTGAACTTCTGGAAGCCAATCAGCAGCTGGAACAGCTGAATCAGGCCCTTGAACACAAGGTCATGAATCGTACCCGCGAACTTACGACGAAAAATCAAAGCTTGGAAAAAGCCATGTTGCAGATCAAGCGTATGCAAGCCACCTTGGTGGCTCAAGAAAAACTGGCATCCCTGGGTAGCTTGACAGCCTCTGTGGCGCATGAGATCCGCAATCCACTGAACTTCGTTTTGAACTTCAGTGAACTTTTAAGTGAGTCTGAAGACACCGAAGAAATTAGAGAAATCAGTCGTGTTATTCTTAAGCACAGCCAGCGTATCGATCAGATTGTTCGCTCCATGCAGATCCTATCTGGTTACGATAGCGACATCTTAGAGGCGACTGATGTAAATGAAGTTGTAAAAAAATCTTATCAGCTAACTATTGCCAATCGTGCATTAGGTTCTGCTTACATCCCGCCCAAGGTGAATTATCGCCTGGCTGACTCTGTGCAAGCACAAACATACTCGGCTTCACTAAGCAGAGCTCTGTCAAACATCATCGATAATTCGATTCATGCTCTTGAGAAAAAAGTTTTAACTGAGAAGAACTTTGACCCTGAATTGACAATCTCCACTGCAGTTCGCGGGGACAATGTGGAAATTTCTATTCGTGACAATGGCATCGGCATTCCATCAATTTTGGGAGAAAAGGTATTTGATCCTTTCCTAACTACCAAAGCACCTGGAGAAGGAGCTGGACTTGGGTTGACTGTCGCATTTAACATTGCCCAAAAGCATGGCGGCACATTAAAGTACTCGAGTGAGTTCGGTCAGTGGACTGAATTCGTAATGTCGTTGCCAATGGTACACGAAAGAATTCATGCATGATTCATATTGTGGTCGTCGATGATGAAGCAGACACACATCTGCTTTATAAATTGAAATTCAAAAAATTTTTCGCTGCCTTGGGTGGCGTGAAATTGGTTTCATTTTTAAGTGCCATCGATTGCCTCAACTATCTTCGCGTTGCAGATACTCCCAAAGTTGACCTAATTATGTCTGATATCAACATGCCAGAGATGGACGGATTTGAACTTCTTCAGGAAGTCCGCAAAATGCATCCGAATATGTTGTTTTATGTGGTTAGTGCCTACGAATCTTCTGAATTCCGCAGCCGTGCTGAGCAACTTGGTGCGCAACGCTTCTTAAGCAAACCCG
This genomic window contains:
- the fghA gene encoding S-formylglutathione hydrolase, translated to MEVKLLKSHKTFEGKTQFWEHDSTSTKTKMKFSTFVPGGLVKGCVIWLSGLTCTDENFITKAGAQKYLAEHQLMVICPDTSPRGLQLPGEHESYDFGSGASFYVDAKTEGYANHYRMFTYISEELFDLIQTQFQIPKNKISIMGHSMGGHGALVIGLRESTKFQSISAFAPIVNPTQCPWGEKAFTGYLGSDKSTWSQYDATELVRSGARHENIILIDQGLADEFYEKGQLLTPQLEKACLEVGQNIEVKYRGEYDHSYYFIATFIENHIKHHAKFLT
- a CDS encoding response regulator translates to MIHIVVVDDEADTHLLYKLKFKKFFAALGGVKLVSFLSAIDCLNYLRVADTPKVDLIMSDINMPEMDGFELLQEVRKMHPNMLFYVVSAYESSEFRSRAEQLGAQRFLSKPVDFHALGEALKIDLNLSL
- a CDS encoding carboxymuconolactone decarboxylase family protein; the encoded protein is MKFFLPLLAPLLFFFVAFAAQRPSEKVVAQNPEAQKAYDEIRNTMGMVPTFLKEFPQEGISGAWQEFRDVQLNPTTALTPKTKELIGLAVAAQIPCTYCIYFHKRAAKFNGASPEEINFAIAIAADTRKWATFWEGSPIAFPKFKMDVDKMIANLKNKKPGTVVEHETTPLIGDADGAYRDMESTLGFTPAFVKPYAAKGIAGAWNEHKMLSMNSKAPLAPATIDLLSVAVSAQASCPYCVYIYTEFAKLHGANEEQLRETVAMAGLTRHWSTFLNGLQQPPKEFEREVDQIFARLEEKKIQMDKQISSRK
- a CDS encoding ATP-binding protein, giving the protein MTREQSKWAHTNSLSLKLLIATWAVSSFATLVLTAGQLILDYQKDFDKLQNNFSIIKNSYLDSMAEHLWSYDTRLLEIQLDGLSRLQGVSYLKLVADNKTIYETGVTDPAEESHRSFEILHKNTNEVLGTLDVELDVRNLREKYFHEAIWIFIRQAAKTMIVVFCLYFIFNRIVVVHIKRIVEHLTSDERTRGELRLNRPHSEVKDELDILVDSINKFKIELLEANQQLEQLNQALEHKVMNRTRELTTKNQSLEKAMLQIKRMQATLVAQEKLASLGSLTASVAHEIRNPLNFVLNFSELLSESEDTEEIREISRVILKHSQRIDQIVRSMQILSGYDSDILEATDVNEVVKKSYQLTIANRALGSAYIPPKVNYRLADSVQAQTYSASLSRALSNIIDNSIHALEKKVLTEKNFDPELTISTAVRGDNVEISIRDNGIGIPSILGEKVFDPFLTTKAPGEGAGLGLTVAFNIAQKHGGTLKYSSEFGQWTEFVMSLPMVHERIHA
- a CDS encoding DMT family transporter, which gives rise to MNSSALLLLTSAFLHASWNAIAKTTKDKEAFLFVAMTVSNLVIAISLILFPDEFSAGNPVGWAILSGLSEGAYFVTLAWSLKQSQLGKAYSIMRGGAMIFVWIISTVFMGETASALQALGAVFVLGGIVVLSFPSLGERNGETSGWFAKVPWAWVCALFIGGYHLSYHQALHHGAEPKSLFAVAMVISWPFLWFAITGERVSRVKHVVRTESVKAIAAGIAANMSFVIFLYGLKVSVPGFAISLRNASIFFAVLFSFFLKESLSRIQIVGALVVGTGAVLLSL
- the lon gene encoding endopeptidase La, which gives rise to MSEGKVTQLPLLPLRDLIIFPHMMMPLFVGREKSINALEEAMAKQTDIVLAAQKDAKTNNPEPKDIFAIGTVGTIIQLLRLPDGTVKVLVEGKRRVKIKNFVNNDNFFMVAVESLDEDGTNVVEAQALVRSVKTTFETYVKLNKRIPPEILMRVSTIENPGELADIIVAQLNLKLEDKQAVLEIIDASKRLEHLLNLMTGEIEILEVEKKIRTRVKKQMERSQKEYYLNEQMQAIQKELGEKDDYQAELQDLEIKCKNKKMSQEAKDKVMKEIKKLKLMSPMSAEATVVRNYIDWILSLPWQDYSEEKHDIKNAQRILDDEHFGLEKVKDRILEYLAVLSISKDMKGPILCLAGPPGVGKTSLAKSIAESLNRSFARISLGGVRDEAEIRGHRKTYVGAMPGKIIQALRKVDKGNPLVLLDEIDKMANDFRGDPSAAMLEVLDPEQNSTFQDHYLEVEYDLSKVMFIATANSLHTIPRPLLDRMEIIQLEGYIEQEKFHIAKNYLVPKQLENHGLKDHKVTVKDEAIRDIIRFYTREAGVRNLERQVANVCRKVAKDIVMNETLNDFKGESTAKKATGKTAAAKKGAKGAKTSTKAETGKNAGYVVTSQKLVELLGPHKFKFGQIEAENEIGLTNGMAWTEVGGDLLAVEVSVVPGKGKFTVTGQLGDVMKESCAAAMSYVRSRGPLFGLDKEYFANIDVHIHLPEGAVPKDGPSAGIALTTSIVSAITKIPVKRTVAMTGEVSLRGRVMAIGGLKEKTLAAHRGGIKMIICPKENEKDLKDIPKEVMKDLKVILVDHVDQVLINALDVKNPKEIFKIQKEREFGIKAQYTGQQNVAHH